In a genomic window of Amphiura filiformis unplaced genomic scaffold, Afil_fr2py scaffold_32, whole genome shotgun sequence:
- the LOC140143905 gene encoding uncharacterized protein, translated as MASAEVAVKSTLLGTNASNFTMSALEENAIAGYSSTEDSDDTDDEIKPSIADQQKVGFFSQDRATQTIESEIVNLKEMTDVLQTLLKESKSLKRELVVTKQVMEAEYENKLQEKALDMYCRINERVDELQKRHAERVEIVRRSFRQQLADSISKLNNDWKKHAGRKMQAELSAQAGRSQQSEESVRQMQQQVTQQEGVIQMLRMQLEQLALAPRSEPSTPSAVYEAEHLREELSELQNKIDNLEEALDTKDEITEELNRDLERVNKDLEKERIQIKQLLKELEQAKASATHEMASMKRNAEKQRLALEREMQTKVSKAKDEMLGIAKKHAAEQQKQEEEKLRILQEKKKTEAALNAKEASNAESEAKSGDELARLRKLERHFRNEVLRLKREITRSTKMWEKKFSIMQKSMYALKDESYVRQTLQKQAAALHHASVSYSSDVPVGILPTSQVAGSAPKKPPLPGIGHAPMMKTGRDPRDLISPFTMSPPPGRGVELFSTEPSQIVDPSEDFDADTEILPLPTPPPPRFQDSRPSSTSQVIVLPTA; from the exons ATGGCGTCCGCTGAAGTTGCAGTGAAATCAACTTTGCTGGGTACAAATGCATCAAATTTTACCATGTCAGCCTTAGAAGAAAATGCAATTGCTGGCTATTCCAGTACAGAGGATTCTGATGACACTGACGATGAAATCAA ACCATCCATTGCTGATCAACAGAAAGTGGGGTTCTTCAGCCAGGATAGGGCTACACAAACTATAGAATCAGAGATAGTCAACTTGAAGGAGATGACTGATGTATTACAAACATTACTCAAG GAATCTAAAAGTCTGAAGCGTGAGCTGGTTGTCACAAAACAAGTCATGGAAGCGGAGTATGAGAACAAGCTACAGGAGAAAGCACTGGACATGTACTGTAGAATTAATGAAAGAGTTGATGAACTACAGAAAAGACATGCTGAG AGGGTGGAGATTGTCAGGAGAAGTTTCCGGCAGCAGCTTGCAGACTCAATCAGTAAACTAAACAATGATTGGAAG AAACATGCAGGAAGAAAGATGCAAGCCGAGCTGAGTGCGCAGGCCGGACGCAGTCAACAATCAGAAGAGTCAGTACGACAGATGCAGCAACAAGTTACGCAGCAAGAGGGCGTCATTCAGATGTTACGCATGCAACTAGAACAGCTCGCATTG GCACCAAGAAGTGAGCCGTCCACTCCTAGCGCTGTGTACGAAGCAGAGCATCTCAGAGAAGAGTTGAGTGAGCTGCAAAATAAAATTGACAATCTGGAAGAAGCTCTTGATACTAAAGATGAGATCACAGAAGAATTGA ACAGAGACTTGGAAAGAGTCAACAAAGATTTGGAGAAAGAACGAATCCAAATTAAACAG cttttgaAAGAGTTGGAGCAAGCTAAGGCTAGTGCTACACACGAGATGGCGAGTATGAAAAGAAAC GCTGAAAAGCAGAGATTAGCCCTGGAGCGTGAGATGCAGACTAAAGTGTCTAAAGCAAAAGATGAG ATGTTAGGGATCGCTAAGAAACATGCAGCGGAACAACAGAAGCAGGAGGAGGAAAAACTGAGGATATTACAAGAGAAGAAGAAGACGGAAGCGGCTCTTAATGCAAAG GAAGCATCCAATGCAGAATCAGAAGCAAAGTCGGGGGACGAGCTTGCCAGATTACGTAAACTAGAAAGACATTTCAGGAATGAGGTCCTAAG ATTAAAAAGAGAAATCACAAGATCTACTAAAATGTGGGAGAAGAAATTTTCTATTATGCAGAAAAG TATGTATGCCCTCAAAGATGAGAGTTATGTGAGACAGACATTACAGAAGCAGGCAGCAGCATTGCACCATGCATCAGTGTCATATTCA TCTGATGTACCTGTTGGTATTCTGCCTACCAGTCAGGTGGCTGGAAGTGCACCAAAGAAACCACCTCTT CCTGGTATAGGTCATGCACCAATGATGAAAACAGGTCGTGATCCAAGGGACCTCATATCACCATTTACAATGTCACCCCCACCTGGAAGGGGTGTGGAGCTCTTCTCCACAGAAC CTTCTCAAATTGTTGATCCATCAGAAGACTTTGATGCCGATACAGAAATATTACCACTTCCAACCCCACCACCACCAAG